In a single window of the Rhodoferax saidenbachensis genome:
- a CDS encoding nucleoside hydrolase, with the protein MTTNAPRKVIYDTDPGVDDAMALYFALAHANIDMVGITTTFGNVSVQQATTNALYLTALVNRKIPVAEGVATPWVKPGEAPPAFIHGADGLGNLPARQPVGGKADGRSAAQFIVDMARAQPGEITLVAVGPLGNLAAALMLEPELPKLLREVILMGGTVLEPGNVSPVAEANIWNDPHAADKVFTAGWKLTMVGLDVTHRVIVPVEMFRRIAQHHKHVATDTLLHAVNFYADFYSGLYPHVAKIHGCFGHDVLAFIYLTNPELFTLEHGRVRVATEGLAQGQTMLRRREVNYPQHGWDTTVPDTQACMQVDADACSTVLEQTLLRPWIGA; encoded by the coding sequence ATGACCACCAACGCTCCCCGCAAAGTTATTTACGACACCGACCCCGGCGTGGACGACGCCATGGCGCTGTACTTCGCCCTGGCCCACGCCAACATCGACATGGTGGGTATCACCACCACCTTCGGCAATGTCTCGGTGCAACAGGCCACCACCAACGCGCTGTACCTGACTGCACTGGTCAACCGCAAGATTCCGGTCGCCGAGGGCGTGGCGACTCCGTGGGTCAAACCCGGCGAAGCGCCACCCGCCTTCATTCACGGTGCAGACGGCTTGGGCAACCTGCCCGCGCGCCAGCCGGTGGGCGGCAAGGCCGACGGACGCAGCGCGGCCCAGTTCATTGTCGACATGGCACGCGCCCAGCCCGGCGAAATCACGCTGGTAGCCGTAGGCCCGCTGGGCAACCTCGCCGCTGCGCTGATGCTGGAGCCCGAACTGCCCAAGCTGCTGCGCGAAGTCATCCTCATGGGTGGCACGGTGCTGGAACCTGGCAACGTGAGCCCCGTGGCCGAGGCCAACATCTGGAACGACCCGCACGCGGCCGACAAGGTGTTCACCGCGGGCTGGAAGCTCACCATGGTGGGCCTGGACGTAACACACCGCGTGATCGTTCCCGTGGAAATGTTCCGCCGCATTGCGCAACACCATAAACACGTGGCTACCGACACGCTGCTGCACGCGGTCAACTTCTACGCCGATTTCTACAGCGGCCTGTACCCGCATGTGGCCAAGATCCATGGCTGCTTTGGCCATGACGTGCTGGCCTTCATCTACCTCACGAACCCTGAACTGTTCACACTGGAGCATGGCCGCGTCCGCGTCGCCACCGAAGGCCTGGCCCAGGGCCAGACCATGTTGCGCCGCCGAGAGGTCAACTACCCACAGCACGGCTGGGACACCACCGTGCCCGACACCCAGGCCTGCATGCAGGTCGACGCAGACGCCTGCTCCACCGTGCTGGAACAAACCCTGCTGCGCCCCTGGATTGGCGCCTAA
- a CDS encoding ribokinase: MILVAGSANLDFVVRATHIPGPGETVLGREFKTYPGGKGANQAVASARAGGAPTHMLLALGSDAFAAPLEKSLADAGVVLHTVRPLDQPTGTAFICVSDDAENAITVAPGANACLEPQHLPPLTGFTHLLLQLETPLPSVTAYAQAARAQGVTVVLNAAPAQALPAELLALVDVLVVNEGELATVSGHSGSIAQCLERLQHVPTVVVTLGHHGCCTRHQGQFFLQQAFDITPVDTTGAGDTFCGSLVAALSQGADMAKALQTASAAAALACTRAGAQSSIPEATEVAKLVREQSTPNVAALAALRQFCGLA; this comes from the coding sequence ATGATACTTGTGGCCGGCTCCGCCAACCTGGACTTTGTGGTCCGGGCCACCCACATCCCCGGCCCCGGCGAAACCGTGCTGGGCCGCGAATTCAAAACCTACCCTGGCGGCAAGGGCGCCAACCAGGCCGTGGCCAGCGCACGCGCAGGTGGCGCGCCCACCCATATGTTGCTGGCGCTGGGCTCTGACGCGTTTGCCGCGCCGTTGGAAAAATCGCTGGCCGACGCCGGGGTCGTGCTGCACACGGTACGCCCGCTGGACCAGCCCACGGGCACCGCCTTCATCTGCGTCTCTGACGATGCCGAAAACGCCATCACCGTGGCCCCCGGTGCCAACGCCTGCCTCGAGCCGCAGCACCTTCCACCGTTGACCGGTTTCACCCACCTGCTGCTGCAACTGGAAACCCCGTTGCCCAGCGTAACCGCCTATGCCCAGGCGGCCCGCGCGCAAGGTGTCACCGTGGTGCTCAACGCGGCGCCCGCGCAAGCCCTGCCGGCTGAACTGCTGGCTTTGGTGGATGTGCTCGTGGTCAACGAAGGTGAGCTGGCCACCGTGTCTGGCCACAGCGGCAGCATTGCCCAGTGCCTGGAGCGCCTGCAACACGTGCCCACCGTGGTCGTGACCCTGGGCCACCACGGCTGCTGCACGCGCCATCAGGGGCAGTTTTTTTTGCAACAGGCTTTTGACATCACGCCCGTGGACACCACCGGTGCCGGTGACACTTTTTGCGGCAGCCTTGTCGCCGCGCTCAGTCAGGGCGCAGACATGGCCAAAGCGCTGCAAACTGCCAGTGCCGCAGCAGCCCTGGCCTGCACCCGTGCCGGTGCGCAGTCCAGCATTCCCGAGGCCACCGAAGTGGCCAAACTGGTGCGCGAGCAATCCACACCCAACGTGGCAGCACTGGCCGCCCTGCGACAATTTTGCGGACTGGCCTGA
- a CDS encoding PfkB family carbohydrate kinase yields the protein MPDSSSIVVVGGCNMDIAVSTPVPPTPADSNPGQIACAPGGVARNVAENLARLGNPTSLVSAVGDDVFGQSLRQSTTAAGVNMQTMVVLPTQRTASYVSLHGANGDMDVAVNDMGILEALTPAVLSAHRHHLEQADCMVVDCNLTAPSLAYLLEDIAVRCDIPVFVDGVSVAKCQRIKTLLPHIHTLKLNRLEVQMLSGTTVDTVDQARDAAQLLHHQGVREVVVSLGELGVCWCDATGTTGYLPANRVPVVNTSGAGDALLAGLVHGFLNRWPLVQAVDFAMACAEITLSSPRANHPDLSLAAVQAQRSHKTH from the coding sequence ATGCCTGATTCTTCTTCCATTGTTGTTGTGGGGGGCTGCAATATGGACATTGCCGTCAGTACCCCGGTGCCGCCCACGCCTGCAGACTCCAACCCCGGCCAGATCGCATGTGCCCCCGGCGGGGTAGCCCGCAATGTGGCGGAAAACCTGGCGCGCCTGGGCAACCCCACCAGCCTGGTCAGTGCGGTGGGCGACGATGTATTTGGGCAAAGCCTGCGCCAGTCGACGACCGCGGCGGGTGTGAACATGCAAACCATGGTGGTATTGCCGACGCAGCGCACGGCCAGCTACGTGTCGTTGCACGGCGCCAATGGCGACATGGATGTGGCCGTTAATGACATGGGCATTCTGGAGGCGCTGACGCCCGCCGTTTTGAGCGCACACCGTCACCACCTAGAGCAGGCAGACTGCATGGTGGTGGACTGCAATCTGACGGCGCCAAGCCTGGCTTATTTGCTCGAAGATATTGCCGTGCGTTGCGACATACCCGTATTTGTAGACGGCGTGTCGGTAGCCAAGTGCCAGAGGATCAAAACCCTGCTGCCGCACATTCACACCCTCAAGCTCAATCGGCTGGAGGTGCAGATGCTCAGCGGCACCACGGTTGACACGGTGGACCAGGCGCGCGATGCGGCCCAGCTGCTGCACCACCAGGGTGTGCGCGAGGTGGTGGTGAGTCTGGGCGAGCTGGGTGTGTGCTGGTGTGACGCTACGGGCACCACGGGCTACCTGCCAGCCAACCGCGTGCCCGTGGTGAATACCTCCGGAGCGGGAGACGCCTTGCTGGCCGGTTTGGTGCACGGATTCCTGAACCGCTGGCCTTTGGTGCAGGCAGTGGACTTTGCCATGGCCTGCGCCGAAATCACGCTGTCCAGCCCACGCGCCAACCACCCTGATTTATCCCTGGCCGCGGTGCAAGCGCAACGTAGTCACAAAACCCATTAA
- a CDS encoding pseudouridine-5'-phosphate glycosidase codes for MTQSPFLDISAEVQQALQSGKPVVALESTIISHGMPYPQNVATAKQVEAEVRAHGAVPATIAIINGRLKAGLSDADIELLGRGGRDIVKVSRRDIPFIAAAGQSGATTVASTMIIAAMAGIRVFATGGIGGVHRNAQESFDVSADLQELAQTPVAVVCAGAKSILDLRLTLEYLETHGVPVVGYQTKSLPAFFTRDSAFSVDYRLDSAAEIAHVLHTKWALALRGGMVVANPIPEEYAMPRALIDGAIEQALQEAQAQGISGKESTPFLLARVYDITGGDSLAANIQLVLNNARLASAIGTALCALDA; via the coding sequence ATGACGCAATCCCCATTTCTCGATATTTCTGCCGAAGTCCAGCAGGCGCTGCAGTCCGGCAAGCCCGTGGTGGCGCTGGAGTCCACCATCATTTCGCACGGCATGCCGTATCCACAGAACGTGGCGACCGCCAAGCAGGTGGAAGCCGAGGTGCGTGCGCATGGCGCGGTGCCGGCCACCATTGCCATCATCAATGGGCGGCTCAAGGCTGGCTTGAGCGACGCCGATATTGAGCTGCTGGGCCGTGGCGGGCGCGACATCGTCAAGGTGAGCCGGCGCGATATTCCCTTTATCGCGGCAGCGGGGCAGTCCGGTGCCACCACCGTGGCGTCCACCATGATCATTGCCGCCATGGCCGGTATTCGCGTGTTTGCCACGGGCGGTATTGGCGGCGTGCACCGCAATGCGCAGGAAAGTTTTGACGTATCGGCCGATTTGCAGGAACTGGCGCAGACCCCCGTGGCTGTGGTCTGCGCGGGCGCCAAATCCATCCTCGATCTGCGCTTGACTCTGGAGTACCTGGAGACCCATGGGGTACCCGTGGTGGGCTACCAGACGAAGTCTTTGCCAGCCTTCTTCACCCGCGACAGCGCGTTTTCAGTAGATTACCGATTGGACAGCGCGGCCGAGATTGCGCATGTGCTGCACACCAAGTGGGCCCTGGCCCTGCGCGGTGGCATGGTCGTTGCTAACCCGATTCCTGAGGAATATGCGATGCCGCGCGCACTGATTGACGGTGCGATTGAGCAGGCCTTGCAGGAGGCGCAGGCCCAGGGCATCAGTGGCAAGGAGTCGACGCCTTTCCTGCTGGCCCGCGTGTACGACATCACTGGTGGTGACAGCCTGGCGGCCAATATTCAACTGGTGTTGAACAATGCGCGCCTGGCCAGTGCCATTGGCACTGCGCTTTGTGCGCTGGACGCCTGA
- a CDS encoding BMP family lipoprotein: MTSKTNLQWAVLTAALVASFQVAAEPAIVYDMGGKFDKSFNEAAYNGMERWKKETGKQYLEFEVSNESQREQAIRRMAEKGASPIIAMSFSQASAIEKIAKEFPKLQFAIIDDVVKLPNVQSVVFKEQEGSFLVGALAAMASKTGKVGFVGGMDIPLIRKFQCGYEQGAKYANPKAEVFGNMTGTTGAAWNDPARGGELAKSQFSKGADVVFAAAGGTGMGVYQAAKDNGKLAIGVDSNQNHLQPGTMLTSMLKRVDVAVYEVSKKFTPGMSSLGLKEDGVGYAVDKNNEKLITADMKKKVEAAKADIISGKIKVADYMAANACKY, from the coding sequence ATGACATCCAAAACCAATTTGCAATGGGCTGTTTTGACCGCGGCCTTGGTAGCCAGCTTCCAGGTAGCTGCAGAACCCGCCATCGTGTACGACATGGGCGGAAAATTTGACAAGTCCTTCAACGAAGCGGCTTACAACGGCATGGAACGCTGGAAAAAAGAAACCGGCAAGCAGTACCTTGAGTTTGAAGTGTCCAACGAATCTCAGCGCGAACAAGCCATTCGCCGCATGGCCGAAAAAGGCGCCAGCCCCATCATCGCCATGAGCTTCAGCCAGGCCTCCGCCATCGAAAAAATCGCCAAAGAATTCCCCAAGCTGCAATTCGCCATCATCGATGACGTGGTCAAGCTGCCCAACGTGCAGTCCGTGGTGTTCAAGGAGCAGGAAGGCAGCTTCCTGGTGGGCGCGCTGGCTGCCATGGCCAGCAAGACCGGCAAAGTGGGCTTTGTGGGTGGCATGGATATTCCCCTGATCCGCAAATTCCAATGCGGCTACGAACAAGGCGCCAAGTACGCCAACCCCAAGGCGGAAGTGTTTGGCAACATGACCGGCACCACCGGCGCCGCATGGAACGACCCCGCCCGTGGTGGTGAGCTGGCCAAGTCGCAATTCTCCAAGGGCGCTGACGTGGTGTTTGCCGCAGCTGGCGGTACCGGCATGGGCGTGTACCAGGCCGCCAAGGACAACGGCAAGCTGGCCATTGGTGTGGACAGCAACCAGAACCACCTGCAACCCGGCACCATGCTGACTTCCATGCTCAAGCGCGTGGACGTGGCGGTGTATGAAGTGTCCAAGAAATTCACACCCGGCATGTCTTCGCTGGGCCTGAAGGAAGATGGCGTGGGTTACGCCGTGGACAAGAACAACGAAAAACTGATCACCGCCGACATGAAGAAGAAGGTTGAAGCCGCCAAGGCCGACATCATCAGCGGCAAGATCAAGGTGGCAGACTACATGGCGGCCAACGCCTGCAAGTACTGA
- a CDS encoding ABC transporter ATP-binding protein, with protein MRSDSHPTSTTAQFAVEMTGICKQFGAVAANADVDLRVAQGTVHGIVGENGAGKSTLMSVLYGFYQADSGSIAVFGRPASIHNADDAIALGIGMVHQHFMLVDTLTALENVMLGAEPHWLLQRADAQVRVKLDALMQSTGLAVQLDALVADLTVGDRQRLEILKALYRGAKVLILDEPTAVLTPQETEQLFGVLRLLRSQGTTILLITHKLKEVMGLCDQVTVMRAGRVVQEIPIAQASIEGLAQAMVGRKVQMGRVDADAKPAGEVLLQATGVVVRDAMNVVRLHGLDLTLRAGEIVGVAGVSGNGQSELLDVLSGLLHPSAGQLQLGAATFEVARWLDPVTARAQGLAHVPEDRHARALVMDFVAWESAALGYDQLPEYAHWGWMDHGSMREATGRMMERFDVRPRDPELRCSKFSGGNQQKLVLARELGQSPKVLLVGQPTRGVDIGAIEFIYAQLRALRDAGCAVLVVSSELDEILALSDRVIVMNQGRVTGELAIGDCTEEGLGLLMTGGTQ; from the coding sequence GTGAGGTCTGACAGCCATCCGACATCCACCACGGCACAGTTCGCCGTGGAGATGACGGGTATATGCAAACAGTTTGGCGCCGTGGCGGCCAACGCCGATGTGGACCTGCGCGTGGCGCAGGGCACGGTGCACGGCATCGTGGGCGAGAACGGCGCGGGCAAGAGCACGCTGATGTCGGTGTTGTATGGCTTTTACCAGGCGGACAGCGGCTCCATCGCGGTGTTTGGGCGCCCGGCCAGTATCCACAATGCGGACGACGCCATTGCCTTGGGCATTGGCATGGTGCACCAGCACTTTATGTTGGTGGACACGCTGACCGCGCTGGAAAACGTGATGCTGGGCGCGGAGCCGCATTGGCTGCTGCAGCGCGCGGATGCACAGGTGCGTGTGAAGCTGGACGCACTCATGCAGTCCACGGGGCTGGCGGTCCAACTGGATGCGCTGGTTGCCGATTTGACGGTGGGTGACCGCCAACGCCTGGAAATTCTCAAGGCGCTGTACCGGGGCGCCAAGGTGTTGATCCTCGACGAACCGACCGCAGTGCTCACGCCGCAAGAGACCGAACAATTGTTTGGCGTGCTGCGCCTGCTGCGTTCGCAGGGCACCACGATTTTGCTGATCACCCACAAACTCAAGGAAGTCATGGGCCTGTGTGACCAGGTGACTGTGATGCGCGCGGGCAGGGTGGTGCAGGAGATACCGATTGCGCAAGCCTCCATCGAGGGCTTGGCGCAGGCCATGGTGGGGCGCAAGGTGCAGATGGGGCGTGTGGACGCAGACGCCAAACCTGCGGGTGAGGTGCTGCTGCAGGCCACAGGTGTCGTGGTCCGTGATGCCATGAACGTGGTACGCCTGCATGGCTTGGATCTGACCTTGCGTGCGGGCGAAATCGTCGGCGTGGCGGGAGTGTCCGGCAACGGCCAGAGCGAATTGCTCGATGTGCTGTCCGGGCTGTTGCACCCGTCTGCAGGGCAATTGCAATTGGGCGCTGCGACCTTTGAGGTCGCGCGTTGGCTGGACCCGGTGACCGCCCGTGCACAGGGCCTGGCCCATGTGCCGGAAGACCGCCATGCGCGTGCGCTGGTGATGGATTTTGTGGCCTGGGAATCCGCCGCGCTGGGCTACGACCAACTGCCGGAATACGCGCATTGGGGATGGATGGACCACGGCAGCATGCGTGAGGCCACGGGCCGCATGATGGAGCGCTTCGATGTGCGCCCGCGTGACCCGGAATTGCGTTGCAGCAAGTTCTCCGGCGGCAACCAGCAAAAGCTGGTGCTGGCGCGCGAGCTGGGCCAGTCGCCCAAGGTGCTGCTGGTGGGCCAGCCCACACGTGGCGTGGACATAGGTGCCATCGAGTTTATTTACGCACAGCTGCGGGCCCTGCGTGATGCGGGTTGTGCGGTATTGGTGGTGTCCAGCGAACTGGATGAAATTTTGGCCTTGTCGGATCGGGTGATCGTCATGAATCAGGGGCGTGTGACCGGGGAACTGGCCATTGGCGATTGCACTGAAGAGGGCCTGGGCCTGCTGATGACCGGAGGCACGCAATGA
- a CDS encoding ABC transporter permease, whose translation MSAPAPMPRWADLILLPAVCLAVALLAASAVIALVGQNPMEVIKVLLHGALGSARGISYTLYYTTTFIFTGLAVAVAFHAGLFNIGGEGQAVLGGLGTGLVALWWSSFLPAWVMLPLMLVSGALFGMAWAAVPAYLQAYRGSHVVITTIMFNFIASSLLVYLLVNHLRPVGTMSVESATFADSAKLPGMQALLAGLGVEWPSTPLNVSLFLALLAALGVYLFLWRTRAGYHLRAVGSSPSAAEYAGIDSRRQIMVAMSISGALAGLVGMNEIAGVNNKLLLEYVSGAGFTGIAVSLMGRSHPVGIIFSSLLFGALFQGGAEVAFDVPGFSRDMVVMVQGFIVLFSGAMAYVIAPWVARAVALGARATGSRKEARHG comes from the coding sequence ATGAGCGCACCCGCACCCATGCCCCGCTGGGCCGATCTGATTTTGCTGCCGGCGGTTTGTCTGGCTGTGGCCCTGCTGGCCGCGTCTGCGGTCATTGCGCTCGTGGGGCAAAACCCGATGGAAGTGATCAAGGTACTGCTGCACGGGGCGCTGGGCTCGGCGCGCGGCATCAGCTACACGCTCTACTACACCACCACGTTTATCTTCACCGGTCTTGCGGTGGCGGTGGCCTTCCACGCCGGGCTGTTCAATATCGGTGGAGAGGGACAGGCTGTTCTGGGGGGCCTGGGTACCGGTCTGGTGGCACTGTGGTGGTCCTCATTTTTGCCGGCCTGGGTGATGTTGCCGTTGATGCTGGTGTCCGGCGCATTGTTTGGTATGGCCTGGGCGGCAGTGCCCGCGTACCTGCAGGCCTACCGTGGCAGCCACGTGGTGATCACCACCATCATGTTCAATTTCATTGCCAGCAGCTTGCTGGTGTATTTGCTGGTCAACCACCTGCGCCCCGTGGGCACCATGTCGGTAGAAAGTGCCACATTTGCAGATTCTGCCAAGTTGCCCGGCATGCAGGCATTGCTGGCGGGTCTGGGCGTGGAGTGGCCTTCAACGCCACTCAACGTGAGCCTGTTTCTGGCGCTGCTCGCGGCGCTGGGCGTGTATTTGTTCCTGTGGCGCACCCGTGCGGGCTACCACCTGCGCGCTGTGGGTTCCAGCCCGAGTGCAGCCGAGTACGCGGGCATTGATTCACGGCGCCAGATCATGGTGGCCATGAGCATTTCGGGTGCGTTGGCCGGTTTGGTGGGCATGAATGAAATTGCCGGGGTCAACAACAAGCTATTGCTCGAATACGTGAGTGGCGCTGGTTTTACCGGTATTGCGGTCTCATTGATGGGGCGCAGTCACCCGGTGGGCATTATTTTCTCCAGCCTGCTGTTTGGCGCGCTGTTCCAGGGTGGGGCCGAGGTGGCGTTTGATGTGCCCGGCTTCAGCCGTGACATGGTGGTGATGGTGCAGGGTTTTATCGTCTTGTTCTCGGGGGCCATGGCCTATGTGATCGCTCCCTGGGTGGCGCGTGCGGTCGCATTGGGCGCGCGGGCAACCGGCTCCCGCAAGGAGGCCCGCCATGGATGA
- a CDS encoding ABC transporter permease — MDEAFFGAMLASTLRVSTPLILCALAGLFSERSGVVDIGLEGKMLFGAFAAGAAGAAYGSTTIAIACAMLVATSLSWMHGLACVSHKGDQVVSGVAINIIASGMTVVLGIAWFAQGGQTPPVTGEVRIQALFPQAVAALHGIPWIGAVVGEGLLGHNAMVYFTLLLVPATWWLLFRTRFGLRLRAVGENPQMVDAAGVSVAGLRYTALTLNGMLCGLAGSYLVLAQSANFSHNMTAGRGFMALAALIFGRWHPVGAFWACLLFGFLDAAAIRLQGVQLPGLGEVPVQAIQALPYVLTVVLLAGFIGKAVAPQALGKPYSKER, encoded by the coding sequence ATGGATGAAGCTTTCTTTGGCGCCATGCTGGCCTCCACGTTGCGGGTGTCCACGCCGCTGATCCTGTGCGCTTTGGCCGGCCTGTTTTCAGAACGCTCGGGCGTGGTGGACATCGGGCTGGAAGGCAAGATGCTATTTGGCGCGTTTGCCGCCGGTGCAGCCGGTGCAGCCTACGGGTCGACCACGATTGCCATAGCCTGCGCGATGCTGGTGGCCACCAGCCTGTCGTGGATGCACGGCCTAGCCTGTGTGAGTCACAAGGGTGACCAGGTGGTCTCGGGTGTGGCGATCAACATCATTGCTTCGGGTATGACCGTGGTGTTGGGCATTGCCTGGTTTGCGCAAGGCGGCCAAACGCCACCGGTTACCGGCGAGGTGCGTATCCAGGCATTGTTCCCGCAGGCCGTGGCGGCCCTGCATGGCATTCCGTGGATAGGTGCCGTGGTGGGTGAGGGGCTGCTGGGCCACAACGCCATGGTGTATTTCACATTGCTGCTGGTGCCCGCCACGTGGTGGCTGCTGTTTCGCACGCGCTTCGGGCTGCGCCTGCGCGCCGTGGGCGAGAACCCGCAGATGGTGGACGCTGCGGGGGTGTCGGTGGCCGGCTTGCGCTACACCGCGCTCACGCTCAATGGCATGTTGTGTGGTTTGGCCGGCAGCTACCTGGTGCTGGCGCAGAGCGCCAATTTTTCGCACAATATGACGGCAGGACGCGGCTTCATGGCCTTGGCTGCCCTGATCTTTGGGCGTTGGCATCCGGTAGGTGCTTTCTGGGCCTGTCTGCTGTTTGGCTTCCTCGACGCCGCGGCCATTCGTTTGCAAGGTGTGCAACTCCCCGGCCTGGGTGAAGTGCCGGTGCAGGCGATCCAGGCGCTGCCGTATGTGCTGACCGTGGTGCTGCTGGCAGGATTTATTGGCAAGGCCGTGGCGCCGCAGGCGCTGGGCAAGCCGTACTCGAAAGAACGCTGA
- a CDS encoding response regulator yields MASNTWVKVVGFSDQERHSLNTLFRLSERHTPSYVLWKPDAPSPPQVALIDVDSYEAGLEMASPNLNPNLKLICVGAEPPPQAWRSFQRPVDWNALVQELDRLFAPPPDLDIDLGFGDSQDKTVPPGVKVCMLVGMTREQRLYLRARLALAGLTEVDDAETAGQASALMSQRQYELVVVGLELSDADPWSLVQALKDQQAPTRSVIVATESPTWAAMERAEQLACTGLLEIPFNPKQVLKLLQQV; encoded by the coding sequence GTGGCATCCAACACCTGGGTCAAAGTGGTGGGCTTCAGTGACCAGGAGAGACACTCGCTCAACACACTTTTCCGGCTGTCCGAGCGGCACACGCCTTCGTATGTGCTGTGGAAACCGGATGCCCCATCGCCACCCCAAGTGGCGCTGATCGATGTGGACAGCTATGAGGCGGGCCTGGAAATGGCATCGCCCAACCTCAATCCCAACCTCAAACTGATCTGTGTAGGTGCCGAGCCGCCGCCACAGGCTTGGCGTAGCTTCCAGCGTCCGGTGGATTGGAACGCGCTGGTGCAGGAGCTGGACCGCCTGTTTGCGCCGCCGCCCGATCTGGACATTGATCTTGGCTTTGGCGACAGCCAGGACAAAACCGTGCCGCCCGGGGTGAAGGTTTGCATGTTGGTGGGCATGACACGTGAACAGCGCCTGTACTTACGCGCACGCCTAGCACTGGCCGGTTTGACCGAGGTGGATGACGCCGAGACTGCGGGCCAGGCCAGCGCACTGATGTCGCAGCGCCAGTACGAACTGGTGGTGGTGGGACTGGAACTCAGCGACGCAGACCCTTGGTCCCTGGTGCAGGCACTCAAGGACCAGCAGGCGCCCACACGCTCGGTGATCGTGGCAACCGAATCACCCACCTGGGCCGCCATGGAGCGGGCCGAACAACTGGCCTGCACCGGCCTGCTTGAAATCCCGTTCAACCCCAAACAGGTTTTGAAGCTGCTGCAGCAGGTTTGA